The Thermincola ferriacetica genome window below encodes:
- the tpiA gene encoding triose-phosphate isomerase produces the protein MRVPIIAGNWKMFKTVEEAIALVSELSKKVQDVEGVEIVVCPPFTALDAVNEVLNDSQIVTGAQNMFWAKEGAYTGEVSPVMIKNVGCKYVILGHSERREYFGETDETINKKIKSAFEHALIPILCVGEKLEQREAGLTEQVVRTQTEGALAGIPAGQVSQLVIAYEPVWAIGTGKTASDEDAQKVVAYIRKVIAELYEADTAQQVRILYGGSVKPENIAGLMKQPDIDGALVGGASLDAESFARIVRFKWR, from the coding sequence ATGAGAGTTCCGATTATTGCCGGTAACTGGAAGATGTTTAAAACCGTTGAAGAGGCTATAGCGCTTGTCAGTGAGCTAAGCAAAAAAGTTCAGGATGTGGAGGGCGTGGAGATAGTTGTATGCCCGCCCTTCACCGCCCTCGATGCAGTAAATGAAGTGCTGAATGATTCTCAAATTGTGACAGGAGCGCAGAATATGTTCTGGGCCAAAGAAGGCGCCTATACGGGAGAAGTATCTCCGGTAATGATTAAAAATGTTGGCTGCAAATATGTCATACTGGGTCACTCCGAACGGCGGGAGTATTTTGGGGAGACTGACGAGACCATTAACAAAAAGATAAAATCAGCTTTTGAACATGCCCTGATCCCTATCCTATGTGTGGGCGAAAAGCTTGAGCAAAGGGAAGCCGGATTAACTGAACAGGTTGTCAGAACACAAACGGAAGGAGCTTTAGCTGGGATTCCTGCCGGTCAGGTCTCCCAGTTGGTTATTGCTTATGAACCCGTTTGGGCTATTGGAACGGGGAAAACGGCATCAGATGAGGACGCGCAGAAGGTAGTCGCTTATATCAGAAAAGTCATAGCCGAACTTTACGAGGCAGATACAGCTCAGCAGGTCAGAATCCTTTATGGCGGTAGCGTCAAACCTGAAAACATTGCCGGCTTAATGAAACAACCGGATATTGACGGGGCTTTAGTCGGAGGAGCCAGTCTTGACGCAGAAAGTTTTGCCAGGATTGTCCGGTTTAAATGGAGGTAG
- a CDS encoding phosphoglycerate kinase: MEVSSVKDIDVRGKRVFLRVDFNTPLDEQNNVSDDTKIRASLPTINYLLEQGAKVIIASHLGRPKGQFKPEFSLKPVAERLMQLLNRPVKLAEDCIGEKALKAVEGMQPGDIVMLENVRFHEEETKNDPSFARQLAQLADVYVNDAFGTAHRAHASTAGITEYLPGAAGFLMEKEINYMSKALESPERPLLAIIGGSKVSDKILVLENLIGKVDTILIGGGMANTFFRAMGYSMGNSLVEEDKLDVAKNTMDKARAAGVKFMLPVDLMMADKIEKNARHQLVPVDKVPDGWAAVDIGPKTAELYGREIARAKTIIWNGPMGVFEIDDFAKGTNYIAHAVAEADALTIVGGGQSVQAIRKLGLTDRISHVSTGGGASLEFLEGKELPGIKALEKKPVAVK; encoded by the coding sequence ATGGAAGTTAGCTCTGTAAAGGACATCGACGTCCGGGGCAAACGGGTTTTTTTAAGGGTAGACTTTAATACGCCGTTGGATGAACAGAATAATGTGTCTGATGATACGAAAATCAGAGCTTCATTACCCACAATCAATTATCTCCTTGAACAGGGAGCCAAAGTAATCATTGCATCTCACCTGGGGAGGCCCAAAGGACAGTTTAAGCCGGAATTCAGTTTGAAACCTGTGGCAGAAAGACTTATGCAACTCCTGAACCGTCCGGTCAAGCTGGCCGAAGACTGCATCGGGGAAAAAGCGCTGAAAGCCGTGGAAGGGATGCAGCCTGGAGATATTGTTATGCTGGAAAACGTCCGCTTCCACGAAGAAGAGACGAAGAACGATCCCTCTTTTGCCAGACAACTGGCCCAACTGGCCGACGTTTATGTGAATGATGCCTTTGGTACCGCCCACAGGGCTCATGCCTCTACGGCCGGAATTACCGAGTACCTGCCTGGCGCCGCCGGGTTTTTGATGGAAAAAGAAATCAATTACATGTCAAAAGCGCTGGAATCGCCCGAACGCCCACTGCTAGCTATTATAGGGGGTTCCAAGGTTTCCGATAAAATTCTGGTATTGGAAAACCTGATCGGCAAAGTTGATACTATTCTTATCGGTGGCGGCATGGCCAATACCTTCTTCAGGGCCATGGGCTATAGCATGGGAAATTCGCTGGTAGAAGAAGATAAGCTTGATGTGGCAAAGAATACAATGGATAAAGCCAGGGCCGCAGGTGTCAAGTTCATGCTGCCTGTTGACCTGATGATGGCGGACAAAATAGAAAAGAACGCACGCCACCAACTGGTGCCTGTTGATAAGGTGCCTGATGGTTGGGCCGCCGTAGATATCGGACCAAAAACTGCCGAGTTATACGGCCGCGAAATAGCCAGGGCGAAGACAATTATCTGGAACGGTCCCATGGGCGTGTTTGAAATAGATGATTTTGCCAAAGGCACTAACTATATTGCTCATGCTGTTGCAGAAGCTGATGCCCTTACAATAGTCGGCGGAGGACAATCCGTTCAGGCTATCCGTAAGTTAGGGTTAACAGACAGGATATCTCATGTTTCTACCGGCGGCGGAGCATCTTTGGAGTTCCTGGAAGGAAAGGAACTTCCGGGAATTAAGGCGCTGGAAAAAAAACCGGTGGCGGTAAAATAG
- the gap gene encoding type I glyceraldehyde-3-phosphate dehydrogenase has product MTVKIGINGFGRIGRLAFRAAVNTPGIEVVGINDLTDAKTLAHLLKYDSVHGIFNADVQAADDAIVVNGKSVRVTSEKDPAALPWKELGAQVVVESTGRFRNRAEAAKHLEAGAKKVIISAPAKEEDITIVMGVNHEKYDPANHHVISNASCTTNCLAPLAKVIHEKFGIVKGLMTTVHAYTNDQNILDLPHKDLRRARAAGMSIIPTTTGAAKAVALVLPELKGKLNGFAMRVPTPNVSVVDLVAQLEKSTTAEEINAALKAAAENELKGIMAYTDEPLVSKDFNGNPHSSIIDGLSTMVIEGNLAKIVSWYDNEWGYSCRIIDLIKYMDSKGI; this is encoded by the coding sequence AGCGTTTAGAGCAGCAGTTAACACGCCGGGTATTGAAGTGGTTGGCATCAACGATTTGACCGATGCCAAGACTTTGGCCCACTTATTAAAATATGATTCGGTCCATGGTATTTTCAATGCCGATGTGCAGGCGGCCGATGATGCTATAGTTGTGAATGGGAAATCCGTTCGGGTAACTTCTGAAAAGGACCCGGCTGCCCTGCCATGGAAAGAGTTGGGGGCACAAGTTGTCGTCGAGTCTACCGGTCGTTTCAGGAATCGGGCGGAAGCTGCCAAACACCTGGAAGCCGGCGCCAAAAAAGTTATCATTTCGGCTCCTGCCAAAGAAGAAGATATTACCATAGTCATGGGTGTTAACCATGAGAAATATGACCCTGCAAACCATCATGTCATATCCAACGCATCCTGTACTACGAACTGCCTGGCTCCATTGGCCAAGGTAATCCACGAGAAGTTTGGCATTGTCAAAGGTTTAATGACCACGGTCCACGCCTATACCAATGACCAGAACATTCTGGACCTGCCCCATAAAGACCTGAGAAGGGCCAGAGCCGCAGGCATGTCCATTATTCCCACTACCACCGGAGCGGCTAAAGCTGTTGCGTTAGTACTTCCGGAACTGAAAGGAAAACTTAACGGATTTGCTATGCGGGTACCTACTCCTAACGTTTCCGTGGTTGATTTGGTGGCACAACTGGAGAAATCCACCACTGCAGAAGAAATAAATGCTGCCCTTAAAGCAGCTGCAGAAAATGAGCTCAAGGGAATAATGGCTTATACCGATGAACCGCTGGTATCCAAAGACTTTAACGGCAACCCGCACTCTTCGATAATAGACGGGTTATCCACTATGGTAATTGAGGGCAATCTGGCCAAAATCGTTTCCTGGTATGACAATGAGTGGGGTTATTCCTGCAGGATAATTGATTTGATTAAGTACATGGACAGCAAAGGAATCTAA